TGAAATTAAAAGTGTTGTTGATGAATTCAAAAATAGAAAGAGGGTTCCAAAATATGTATTTGATGTAATTAGATCATACCCAAGGGATGCACACCCAATGACAATGTTTTCCATGGCAATATTGTCAATGCAAAGAGAATCTATTTTTGCAAAGGCTTATAGCGAAGGAAAAGTAACAAGGATGAATGCGTGGGAATATATGTATGAAGATTGTATGAATCTTATGGCTAAACTTCCAGAAATTGGTGCATATATTTATAGAATGAAGTATAGAGAGGATACCCCCATTGAATCAAATCCAGAGCTTGACCTTGGGGCAGATTTTGCTCATATGATGGGGATTGATAAACCATACGATGATTTAATGAGACTGTATTTTATACTACACTCTGACCATGAAAGTGGTAATGTATCAGCGCACACAACACATTTGGTAGCCTCAGCCTATTCTGATGCCTATTATTCACTATCCGCTGGCATGAACGGGCTTGCTGGCCCCTTGCATGGCTTAGCAAATCAAGAATGTCTCAAATGGGTACAAAATATGATGAAAGATTTAGGTGATAGGGTTCCTACAAAAGAAGAAGCTGAAAAATATTGTTGGGACACTCTTAATAGTGGTCAAGTTATCCCTGGCTATGGACATGCTGTTTTAAGAGCAACTGACCCAAGATACATGGCCCAAAGAGAATGGTGCCTCAAACATTTACCCGATGATCCTGTCTTTAAAACTACTAGTCTACTATATGAAGTAGTCCCACCAATTTTAGAAAAACAGGGTAAAGCAAAAAATCCATGGCCTAATGTTGATGCACACTCAGGTGTAATCCAGTGGCATTATGGTGTTAAAGAATATGAATTTTATACTGTTCTATTTGGTATCGGAAGAGCATTGGGCGTGCTAGCTAATATAACATGGGATAGAGCTTTGGGTTATCCAATAGAAAGGCCAAAATCTGTAACTACAGATATGCTAGAAGAAATAGCAGGGATAAAGAAATAACATTTGGATATTCATAGATATTAATATATATGGTCCCCTAAAATAAGGGGATCATATCTTTAAATAATGCAAATTACATAAATTTGTAGATGTAGTGATTCATTATCAACCTTAGATTTATAATATGTTGCAATTTTAAATATTTATTAGATTAATATTGTTCCTCAAAATGAATTATTTTAAGGATAGAATTTAAAGTAAACATATGGATTATATAAAAAATAATGATAAATTTACACAACTACTTTCTTTAAGAACCCATAATCCATATCTAGATAACCTTTTATGAAACTGGCAATGCCAGCATAAAAGGAATCACCATATAATATTTTTCTTAATATATCATTGCACAAATCACCAGTCCATCTAAACAGGTGTTTTTCTAAAAAACTTATTTGTTTGTAATAAATAACTTCCAATTCATCAATATCAGATTTTTTTGAAGCTTCTTTTGCCTTATACGATAAAAAGCTCATAAAGAGAAGTTCATGAGCAATATGGTCTTCTGGTAAATTAGCGTTCTTTTTTGTAAAAAATTTATTTTCATTAAATACCCTAGAAACCTCTTCCCAAGGCTTTTGCTTAAGAATCCTACTAACAGAAAGATAAACAGATTCATAGGGGGCAATACTGTAACTACCAAGACAAAATAGATTAGTATATTCCTTTGACAATCTTATAATTATATTATTTTTATCAATATTGGTATTTATTTCTCTTTTTAGATTTAAAAATATTTTTTTAACCTTTATGTGGTCTACGTTTTTATTATTACCAATCTCCACAAGATAAGTACATAATTCTTCAAACATCTTTAAATATTGCTTATCTGGGCAATCTATTAAACTTCTTGATAAAAAATTATAAACTACTTCCCTTCCACTATTAATTTCAATAAAATTCATAATTTTATTCATATATCTTTGTCATACTCAAATATTTTGGGTTTTGTATAATCAATATTTATTTCTTCTAATACCATATCCCCACCTCTATTTTCAACAACGTTATAAGTTATTGCAACTTCTATATCATCTGGTAGATATGGAATATATTTAGGATGAAATTCTA
The DNA window shown above is from Deferribacterota bacterium and carries:
- a CDS encoding citrate (Si)-synthase, translating into MSNLKESLAKKIEEHRPRTQRLVKEYGDVKVCDVTISQVIGGMRGIKCLVTDISYLDPIEGIRFRGYTIPEVLKKLPKPKDAEMPYVEGFFYLLLTGDIPTENEIKSVVDEFKNRKRVPKYVFDVIRSYPRDAHPMTMFSMAILSMQRESIFAKAYSEGKVTRMNAWEYMYEDCMNLMAKLPEIGAYIYRMKYREDTPIESNPELDLGADFAHMMGIDKPYDDLMRLYFILHSDHESGNVSAHTTHLVASAYSDAYYSLSAGMNGLAGPLHGLANQECLKWVQNMMKDLGDRVPTKEEAEKYCWDTLNSGQVIPGYGHAVLRATDPRYMAQREWCLKHLPDDPVFKTTSLLYEVVPPILEKQGKAKNPWPNVDAHSGVIQWHYGVKEYEFYTVLFGIGRALGVLANITWDRALGYPIERPKSVTTDMLEEIAGIKK
- a CDS encoding molecular chaperone TorD family protein, producing MNFIEINSGREVVYNFLSRSLIDCPDKQYLKMFEELCTYLVEIGNNKNVDHIKVKKIFLNLKREINTNIDKNNIIIRLSKEYTNLFCLGSYSIAPYESVYLSVSRILKQKPWEEVSRVFNENKFFTKKNANLPEDHIAHELLFMSFLSYKAKEASKKSDIDELEVIYYKQISFLEKHLFRWTGDLCNDILRKILYGDSFYAGIASFIKGYLDMDYGFLKKVVV